From the genome of Anaerolineae bacterium, one region includes:
- a CDS encoding HlyC/CorC family transporter: MEALTLPTVLLRLLVVFLLILTNGYFTAMEFALVAVRRTRIAQLSAEGNRAAQLVSRLLDNPDRFIAASQLGVTMTSLALGWVGESTMAAIIEPPLRTLVGRWSAAVANTAGTVLAFALITYLHIVLGEQVPKGVALRYAERTSLTAAPLMDMFFRVFRPFIVLLNSSAHIVLGWLGAGLPAGHRMAMTVEELRMVIEESQREGLLEAELEDMVQRLLRFGDRPVREVMIPRTEIQAVEKSATLEQVLHLFVNSRHARFPVYEGSLDNIVGIIAMKDVLAAVALGQVERSSSIEPLIRPAFCVPESRKVGTLFSEMRERHIQMAVVLDEYGGTAGIVTLEMLTEEIMGEISEEWAVTEPALEPLGSHTFRVDAQRRIEEINEELGLNLPESEDYETLAGFILYHLQAIPKEGQTFRYQDIEFTIVEMEGLRIETVEITTRAGSQGPATPANPPDR, translated from the coding sequence ATGGAAGCGCTTACTTTGCCGACGGTTCTTTTGCGACTGCTGGTGGTTTTCCTGCTGATCCTGACCAACGGCTACTTCACTGCCATGGAGTTCGCGCTGGTGGCGGTGCGCCGCACCCGCATTGCCCAGCTCTCGGCGGAGGGCAACCGTGCCGCGCAGTTGGTGAGCCGCCTGCTGGACAATCCGGACCGCTTTATCGCCGCCTCCCAATTGGGCGTCACCATGACCAGCCTGGCGTTGGGTTGGGTGGGGGAGAGCACCATGGCGGCCATCATCGAGCCGCCCCTGCGCACCCTGGTGGGCCGCTGGAGCGCGGCAGTGGCCAACACTGCCGGCACCGTGCTGGCGTTCGCGCTCATCACGTACCTGCATATTGTGCTGGGGGAGCAGGTTCCGAAAGGGGTGGCACTGCGCTATGCGGAGCGCACTTCGTTGACGGCCGCTCCCCTGATGGATATGTTCTTCCGGGTGTTTCGCCCCTTTATCGTACTGCTGAATTCTTCGGCGCATATAGTGCTGGGCTGGCTGGGCGCCGGCCTGCCGGCCGGCCATCGGATGGCCATGACCGTGGAAGAACTGCGCATGGTCATCGAGGAGAGCCAGCGCGAGGGCCTGCTGGAAGCGGAGCTGGAGGACATGGTCCAGCGGCTACTGCGCTTCGGCGACCGGCCCGTGCGGGAAGTCATGATCCCCCGCACCGAGATTCAAGCGGTGGAGAAAAGCGCCACGCTGGAGCAGGTACTGCACCTGTTCGTGAACAGCCGGCATGCCCGCTTCCCCGTCTATGAGGGCAGTCTGGACAACATCGTCGGCATCATCGCCATGAAAGATGTCCTGGCGGCGGTGGCACTGGGCCAGGTGGAGCGCAGTAGCTCCATCGAGCCGCTCATCCGGCCGGCCTTCTGCGTCCCGGAGTCGCGCAAGGTGGGGACGCTCTTCTCCGAGATGCGCGAACGCCATATCCAGATGGCGGTGGTGCTGGACGAGTACGGCGGCACCGCCGGCATCGTTACCTTGGAGATGCTGACCGAGGAGATCATGGGGGAGATCAGCGAGGAATGGGCGGTTACCGAGCCGGCGCTGGAGCCGCTGGGGTCTCACACCTTCCGCGTCGATGCCCAGCGCCGCATCGAGGAGATCAACGAGGAGCTGGGGCTGAACCTGCCGGAGTCGGAGGATTACGAGACGCTGGCCGGCTTCATCCTCTATCATCTGCAGGCCATTCCGAAGGAGGGACAGACCTTCCGCTATCAGGACATCGAGTTTACGATTGTGGAGATGGAGGGACTGCGCATC